DNA sequence from the bacterium genome:
TCGAGGAGGCTGTCGCTCGACCAGTGCAGGTCCTCGAACACCAGCACGAGCGGAGACTGCCGTGCCGCGGCTTCGATGGCGGCACGCCAGGCTCCGAGGAGCGCGGTCCGGTCGGTGATCTCCGATTCGCCGGCCCCCACCGTCGCGGCGAGGAGTTCGGCGGTCTTCTCTGCGTGCTCAGTGCCCAACCCAGTGAGCCAGAGGTGGATCGCCGTGCGAATGGCGGGGAGTTCGGTCTCCTCCCCAATGGCAGCGAGTCGAAACAGGACGGCGCGCAGCGGCCAGTAGGTGAGGCGCTGGCCGTAGGGAAGGCACTGGGCAATCGCCACCGTCGCACCGGGAGAGAGACGAGGCAGCCGGTCGAGAAACTCCTCTAGGAGGCGAGTCTTTCCGGTCCCTGCCGGGGCGATCAGGCTCACCAGGAACGGGCGGCGCTCGATCAGGGTCCGGCGTGCAATCAGCTCGAGCTGCGCGAGATCGGCCTCGCGGCCCACAAGGGGGATGCGCTCCGGCGTCCGAACGTCCGCCCGCCCCACCAACGCGGCGGCCCGGATCGGGGTCCGCTTGCCCTTCGCGTGGATCGCGGCGGCTGGCCCAAAGGTGAACGCCGCGCCCGCGCCGTGTGCGGCGCGCTCGCTGCACAAGATCACCCACGGATCCGCGGCCTGCTGGAGACGCGCTGCGATGTTGACGGCGTCGCCGGTGATGAGGAAGTCGCCACCCGAAGTGTCGCGCGTGGCCACGACCTCGCCGGTGTTCACTCCGAACCGGACCGGCACGCGCTCGCCCAGCGCGGGCTCGGCGCGGACGCGGTCCCGCAGTTCGAGCGCCGCGGAGAGCGCCCGCAGCACATCGTCTCCGTGCGCTTGGGGGAGTCCGAAGACGGCCATGACGGCGTCCCCGATGAACTTTTCGATGGTTCCGCCATGGGCGGCCACGACCTCCTTGGCAATGGCGTAGTAGCGGCCGAGCAGCGCGCGCACGTCCTCGGGGTCGAGGGATTCGCCGAGCTCGGTCGAGCCGGTCACATCGGCGAAGAGGATCGTGACGATCCGGCGCTCTTCAGGCATCGTGAGTCACGACGTTCCGCCTCGCCTCCGCGATGTCCTCGTCACGGTCTACTCGAGGACCGCGCGATGCACGAGCCGGTCCTCCGCGTGCGGCCCGCGCACGATGTCGAGGACCCCGCGATCCCGAAGATCGGCGATCGCCCCCTCGAGCACGAGGAGCGGCCATGCGAAGAGGGCCGCCGCCTCTTTGGGGCGCGGCGCTCCGGCGATTCGGACGTACTGCTCGAGCACCGCGGCCGCGGCGGCGCGATGCGAGATCGTCGATGCCCGCGCCACGACGTCCGGGAGCCAGCGTGCGAACAGGTCCCAGACGTACGCATAGTTCCCCGGGTTGTCCCCCACCTCGCCGACCCGAGCGAGGAGGAACACGTTTTGCAGTTCGGCGAGCGCCCGAACTAGACGCGGGCTGCTCCCCCGGCGCTCGGGTTCGACCGCCGACCGGATCTGGCGCGTCGTGATGGGACCGCTGCCCGCGACGACCTCATGCACGCGCCGCGCCAGTGCGGAGAGCCGGCCCTCCTCGTATAGCCGCGCGTGATCGTCCGGATCGCCGACGTTGCCCGTGAGGGCAAAGAAGAACGGGAGAAGGTCGATAGCGATAAACGTCGGCTTTCGGGCGAGTACCCGGCCGTAGAACACCCGCTTTTCCGAGGGAAGCGCCTCCTTCCACTCCCATACCCACGACCACCGCACGTCCTCGCTCCGCGTGGCGAGCACCTCGAAGAGGCTGGGGATGCGTCCCGGCCCAGGAGTGAAGGCGTAGCAAAACCCGACCGCCCTGATGAACCGTAGCGCCTCATTTTTCGTATGTATCCGGTAATGGCGCCAATCCTGCTCACTCAAGCGCCGCATTACGCCACCGGAGACGTTCGAATGGCGGTGCAACAGGGTGTTGGAAGCGGGGAGCGTCTCGGGTGCGTTACTTCTTGTGGCAGGGGGGGCGGCTTCTTGGGCAGAACGATAGTGAGACCCCTCGGCCTCGATACCCGGCCTTGCCGTGCCCGCTGCCGGACGGTCTGCGAGCCTTGATGCTGGATGGCGTTTCATGAGGAGCCCGTGATGGAGCCCACAACGCGTACGGAATTGTCTAACGGTTTGGTCGTGATTCTCCGCGAGGTCCACACGGCGCCGGTCGCGACGTTCTGGATCTGGTACCGTGTGGGGAGCCGCAACGAGGTCCCGGGCATTACGGGGATCTCCCACTGGGTGGAACACATGCTCTTCAAGGGCACGCCCACGCTCGGGAAGGGAGAGTTTCCTCGTCTCATCAACCGACACGGAGGTAGCTGGAACGGATTTACCTGGAAGGATTTCACGGCGTACTTTGAAACCCTTCCCGCGGAGCACCTCGGGCTCGGTCTGCGGATCGAGTCGGACCGGATGCGCAACTCGCTATTCAATCCCGACGAAGTGGGCAGCGAGCGCACGGTGATCATCTCGGAGCGGGAGGGCGCAGAAAACAACCCCGAGTACGCGCTGTACGAAGAGGTCGAAGCCGCGGCGTACCGCGTGCACACGTACCGGCATGCGGTCATCGGCTATAAGAGCGACCTGCTGGCCATCACGCGGGATGACCTCGTCCGCCACTATCAGACGTATTACGTGCCCAACAACGCGGTGGTCGTGGCGGTCGGCGACTTCGACAGCGCGTCACTGCTGCGCGAGATCCGCACGTCGTTCGAGCCGATCCCTGCGGGATCGCCGCCCCCGCCTGTGCGGAGCGTGGAACCTCCGCAGGAAGGAGAGCGCCGGGTGAGTGTCCGGCGGCCAGGCGGAGCGGTGCCCCAATTGCAGATGGCGTTCCATGCGCCCGCGGCCGGCGATCCCGAGTTCTTCCCCGTGCTCCTGCTCGACGGCGTCCTCTCGGGGTTCAAGGGACCCGGCGTCTTCGGCGGCGCGGCCATGGGCGTGCGCACCAGCCGTTTGTACCGCGCGCTCGTGGAGCAACAACTGGCGGTGGATACCGGGAGCGCCTTCCGCCCGACATTGGATCCCACCTTGTTCGAGGTCGGCGCGACGCTCCGGCCGGGGGTGTCGCCGGAGCACGTCGAAGCGGTTGTGCTCGGCGAACTCCAACGGCTGTCGGAGGAGCCGGTCGGACCTGAGGAGTTGGAGAAACTGCGCAAGCAGGCGCGCGCCCAGTGGGTATATTCGGGCGACGGCGTCGGCGGGCAGGCGGTGCTCCTGGGGAGCACGGAGATCGTCGCGGATGGCGACTATCTCGAGCGCTTCTTGGATCGGTTGATGTCCGTGACTCCAGCGGCGATGCAGAAGGCGGCCGCGCGCGTGTTCGACGACCGGAACCGCACCGTAGGGTGGTACCTCCCCGACGCGGGAGTGGCCGCGGTCGCGCCCGGTCGCGCCGAGCCGGCTGCGGAGGCGGCGGCCCATGCCTAACACGAGCGCGCAGTTGGCCCTCCCGATCAAGCCTGAGTTGGTGGTGCGCGAACCGCTCGGCCCCGGAGCGGTCGCGTTGATCCGGGAAAAGCGTACCAACCCCTCGGTCACCATCCTCGGCTACATTCGCGGGGGCGCGATGCACGACCCCGCGGAGAGGGAGGGACTCGCGCTCTTCACGGCCGCGATGCTGACGCGGGGGACGGCGTCCTATACGTCACAGGGGTTGGCCGAAGTGTTGGATTCCCTCGGCGCCAGCCTCAGCGTCCGGGCAGACCTCGAGGGAGTCTCGGTGTCGGCGCGGTGTCTCGCCGAAGACGCGGACCAGATCCTCGGGTTGATGAGCGAAGTCGTGCTGAGGCCGACGTTTCCGGCGGACGAAATCGAAAAACAGCGCGGGAGAATCATCACCGGCATTCGGGAGGGGCGGCTCGACACCAGGGCCGCCGCCGAGAAAGCATTCCGTGCCGCGGCGTATCCGCCGCAGCACCCCTACCACCGGACGGCGGAAGGCGAGGAGGAGTCGGTAAGCGCGATCGCGCGCGACGATCTTGTGGCATTTCATCGCCGCTATTACCGGCCGCAGGGATTTGTCATCGCGGTGGTCGGGGACGTGGCGTCCGCCAGCATGCTCGACCGCCTCCGGACGCTCTGGGACGGCTGGCGACCGTTCGGGGTGAGCGAGACGACGCTCCCCCCACAAGCCGGTCCGGCGTCGGCGGTTCAGCGGAAGGTCGTCACGATTCCGGGAAAGACCCAGGCCGATATCGTCCTCGGGGTCCCGGGGTTCGCCCGATTGAGTCCGGATTTCTACCCCGGCATGATCGCCGATCTCATCCTCGGGCGGCTCGGCCTCATGGGGCGGCTGGGTGCCACGGTCCGGGATCAGGAGGGTCTCGCGTACTACGTCTACAGCCAGGCACAGGCCGGGTTTCTGGCCGGGCCGTGGGCGGTTCGGGCCGGCGTGAACCCGCGCAACGTGGACCGAGCGGTCGAGGGCATCCTGCGAGAGATCCGGGGCCTGCAGCGCGAGCCGGTGCGCGATGGCGAACTCCCGGATGCCCAAAACTACCTGGTGGGATCGCTCGCCGTGCGACTGGAAACCGACGCGGGGATCGCCCAGGCCCTCCTCGAGATCGAGCTGTTCAACCTGGGCCTCGATTATTTGAGCGAGTACCCCTCACTGATCCGGGGCGTGACGGCGGATGCGATCGGCGCGGCGGCCACGCGCTACTTCGACCTCAACGGATACACCGTGGCGATGGCGGTTCCTGGGTGACCCGCGTCGCATTTGGGCTAGGGGGCAACCTGCCGGTCCGGCAGGCGGTGACCTTCGCCCAGTATGCGGAGGAGCGGGGATTCGAGTCATGTTGGGTGCATGAGGCCTACTGGAACCGAGACGCGCTCTCGTTTCTTACGGCGATCGCGGTAGGAACGGACCGGCTCGGTCTCGGCACCGGATGCATCAACCCCTACACGCGGCATCCTGTCCTCGTGGCGTCATCGCTCGCGACCCTGGACGAATTGAGCGGCGGCCGGGCAATCTTAGGTTTCGGCACCGGGTTCCCCGGACGCTTGGACGAGCAGGGGATCGTGCACGCGCGGCCGATCGGGGCGATGCGGGAGAGCATCGCCCTCATTCGCCGGCTCTGGGAGGGGGAGAAGGTGACCTATGCCGGCCGGAGTTTCTCGCTCAGAAACGCCGTGATCACCGTCCGCCCACCGCATCCCGTACCCATTTACCTCGCCGGGTGGGGCCGGGGGATGCTCCGTGTGGCCGGTGAAGTATGCGATGGATACCTCGCGCGCGCCCTCGAATCGCCGGCCTCGTGCCGGAGGTTGATCGGTGCGGTGCGGACCGCCGCGTCGGCGGCCGGGCGGAACCCGGAGGCGGTCGATGTGGCCGCCTACCTCCTGTGCGCGGTCTCTTCTGATCGCGCCGAAGCGCGAGCCATGATGCGCCGCGATCCGTTCGTCGTTTACCAGTTTGCCGTGATCGACGAGGCCGTCCTCGAGGAGAGCGGTGTCGATCCACGGGTGAAGCGCCGCATTGCCGAGCCGTTCTGGCGGGGGGACATCCTGGCGGCGAGCCAAGAAGTCAGTGATGAGCTGCTCGACGAGTTCACCCTCGCGGGCACGCCCAGCGATGTGATCGCCCGGCTCGGAACGTATGCGGAGGCGGGCGTGCGGATGCCCATTCTCCAGCCAATTGCGACCGCAGACCCGGAAGTGCGCCGGGTCATCGACGTCGGCCGCGAGTTTACGCACAGCACGGCGGCCGCGGGCTGAAATCTGAGGGGGACACGATGCCTGATTTCGCCTATTTCTGCGGCACCGAACAGTTCCAGCCCGAGGTTCTCCTCGACCATGCCGTTCAGGCGGAGGCGTTGGGATTTGATGCCCTGACCGTCTCAGACCACTTCCACCCATGGGTCGACGACGCTTCGGCGGCGGCGTTCGCCTGGAGCTGGCTCGGAGCGCTCGCCATCCGCACGCGGCGCGCGCGGATCGCCACCGAAGTGACCTGCCCTCTGTTCCGCTATCACCCTGGAGTGGTCGCGCAGGCGGCGGCCACCGTGGACCGGCTCTCCGGCGGGCGCTTCGCGCTCGGCGTCGGGACCGGAGAAGGGATCAACGAGCGTCCGCTCGGGTGGGAATTTCCCGGCAACAAGGAACGGCGCGCCCGGATGGCGGAGGCCATCGCAATCATGCGGCGCCTGTTGGACGGCGAGAAGGTCGACTTCGCGGGGGAGTACTATCGCACGCGGGCGGCCAAGCTCTACAGTCCGCCGCGTGGCCGCGTGCCGATCTGGATGTCGGCCGGGGGAGTCCAGTC
Encoded proteins:
- a CDS encoding adenylate/guanylate cyclase domain-containing protein, which gives rise to MPEERRIVTILFADVTGSTELGESLDPEDVRALLGRYYAIAKEVVAAHGGTIEKFIGDAVMAVFGLPQAHGDDVLRALSAALELRDRVRAEPALGERVPVRFGVNTGEVVATRDTSGGDFLITGDAVNIAARLQQAADPWVILCSERAAHGAGAAFTFGPAAAIHAKGKRTPIRAAALVGRADVRTPERIPLVGREADLAQLELIARRTLIERRPFLVSLIAPAGTGKTRLLEEFLDRLPRLSPGATVAIAQCLPYGQRLTYWPLRAVLFRLAAIGEETELPAIRTAIHLWLTGLGTEHAEKTAELLAATVGAGESEITDRTALLGAWRAAIEAAARQSPLVLVFEDLHWSSDSLL
- a CDS encoding pitrilysin family protein gives rise to the protein MEPTTRTELSNGLVVILREVHTAPVATFWIWYRVGSRNEVPGITGISHWVEHMLFKGTPTLGKGEFPRLINRHGGSWNGFTWKDFTAYFETLPAEHLGLGLRIESDRMRNSLFNPDEVGSERTVIISEREGAENNPEYALYEEVEAAAYRVHTYRHAVIGYKSDLLAITRDDLVRHYQTYYVPNNAVVVAVGDFDSASLLREIRTSFEPIPAGSPPPPVRSVEPPQEGERRVSVRRPGGAVPQLQMAFHAPAAGDPEFFPVLLLDGVLSGFKGPGVFGGAAMGVRTSRLYRALVEQQLAVDTGSAFRPTLDPTLFEVGATLRPGVSPEHVEAVVLGELQRLSEEPVGPEELEKLRKQARAQWVYSGDGVGGQAVLLGSTEIVADGDYLERFLDRLMSVTPAAMQKAAARVFDDRNRTVGWYLPDAGVAAVAPGRAEPAAEAAAHA
- a CDS encoding TIGR03557 family F420-dependent LLM class oxidoreductase, coding for MPDFAYFCGTEQFQPEVLLDHAVQAEALGFDALTVSDHFHPWVDDASAAAFAWSWLGALAIRTRRARIATEVTCPLFRYHPGVVAQAAATVDRLSGGRFALGVGTGEGINERPLGWEFPGNKERRARMAEAIAIMRRLLDGEKVDFAGEYYRTRAAKLYSPPRGRVPIWMSAGGVQSAALAGRVADGLIVSVKVPAEAREQVIDPFARAAREADRSRPTVVAQRWSILARDEDEAWQALAAWRGLRVEGRLDEVDPSVLRTRADAMDRREIIGKYAWARTAADLVEIYRPLVEVGADIVTLQVTSVDQDATIKLLGKEVLPALRRLAPSA
- a CDS encoding pitrilysin family protein; the encoded protein is MPNTSAQLALPIKPELVVREPLGPGAVALIREKRTNPSVTILGYIRGGAMHDPAEREGLALFTAAMLTRGTASYTSQGLAEVLDSLGASLSVRADLEGVSVSARCLAEDADQILGLMSEVVLRPTFPADEIEKQRGRIITGIREGRLDTRAAAEKAFRAAAYPPQHPYHRTAEGEEESVSAIARDDLVAFHRRYYRPQGFVIAVVGDVASASMLDRLRTLWDGWRPFGVSETTLPPQAGPASAVQRKVVTIPGKTQADIVLGVPGFARLSPDFYPGMIADLILGRLGLMGRLGATVRDQEGLAYYVYSQAQAGFLAGPWAVRAGVNPRNVDRAVEGILREIRGLQREPVRDGELPDAQNYLVGSLAVRLETDAGIAQALLEIELFNLGLDYLSEYPSLIRGVTADAIGAAATRYFDLNGYTVAMAVPG
- a CDS encoding LLM class flavin-dependent oxidoreductase; protein product: MTRVAFGLGGNLPVRQAVTFAQYAEERGFESCWVHEAYWNRDALSFLTAIAVGTDRLGLGTGCINPYTRHPVLVASSLATLDELSGGRAILGFGTGFPGRLDEQGIVHARPIGAMRESIALIRRLWEGEKVTYAGRSFSLRNAVITVRPPHPVPIYLAGWGRGMLRVAGEVCDGYLARALESPASCRRLIGAVRTAASAAGRNPEAVDVAAYLLCAVSSDRAEARAMMRRDPFVVYQFAVIDEAVLEESGVDPRVKRRIAEPFWRGDILAASQEVSDELLDEFTLAGTPSDVIARLGTYAEAGVRMPILQPIATADPEVRRVIDVGREFTHSTAAAG
- a CDS encoding crosslink repair DNA glycosylase YcaQ family protein, translating into MSEQDWRHYRIHTKNEALRFIRAVGFCYAFTPGPGRIPSLFEVLATRSEDVRWSWVWEWKEALPSEKRVFYGRVLARKPTFIAIDLLPFFFALTGNVGDPDDHARLYEEGRLSALARRVHEVVAGSGPITTRQIRSAVEPERRGSSPRLVRALAELQNVFLLARVGEVGDNPGNYAYVWDLFARWLPDVVARASTISHRAAAAAVLEQYVRIAGAPRPKEAAALFAWPLLVLEGAIADLRDRGVLDIVRGPHAEDRLVHRAVLE